A genomic region of Devosia ginsengisoli contains the following coding sequences:
- a CDS encoding L,D-transpeptidase yields the protein MIGLPAVALAACSSTRTPVVQEPQVDPYYLRMYGAILGEKFPIAAMDLRRVDPRWWRQEVPYMTTERPGTLVIDTPQHFLYLVLEGGRALRYGIGVGKDESLVFRGTATIGRKAEWPRWTPTSSMVKREPERYGPYAGGMEGGPTNPLGPRALYLYKNGRDTLFRLHGTTEPYTIGTNVSSGCIRLMNQDIIDLYARVPTGSRVVVIN from the coding sequence ATGATCGGCCTCCCCGCCGTCGCCCTCGCCGCCTGTTCCTCCACCCGCACCCCCGTGGTGCAGGAGCCGCAGGTCGATCCCTATTACCTGCGCATGTATGGCGCCATCCTGGGCGAGAAATTCCCCATTGCCGCCATGGACCTGCGCCGCGTCGATCCGCGCTGGTGGCGCCAGGAAGTGCCCTATATGACCACGGAGCGGCCGGGCACCCTCGTCATCGATACCCCGCAGCACTTCCTCTACCTGGTGCTCGAAGGCGGCCGCGCTCTGCGTTACGGCATCGGCGTCGGCAAGGACGAATCGCTGGTTTTCCGGGGCACCGCCACCATCGGTCGCAAGGCTGAATGGCCGCGCTGGACGCCCACGAGCAGCATGGTCAAGCGTGAACCCGAGCGTTACGGCCCCTATGCCGGCGGCATGGAAGGCGGCCCCACCAATCCGCTGGGCCCGCGCGCGCTCTATCTCTACAAGAATGGCCGCGACACGCTGTTCCGCCTGCATGGCACCACCGAGCCCTATACGATCGGCACCAACGTCTCCTCGGGCTGCATCCGCCTGATGAACCAGGACATTATCGATCTCTACGCCCGCGTGCCCACCGGCTCCCGCGTGGTGGTGATCAACTAA
- the rpsO gene encoding 30S ribosomal protein S15, producing the protein MSITAERKTALIQEYATKANDTGSPEVQVAILSERIANLTEHFKGHGKDNHSRRGLLKLVSTRRRLLDYVKKVDESRYKTLIEKLGLRR; encoded by the coding sequence ATGTCGATTACTGCTGAGCGCAAGACCGCTCTGATCCAGGAATATGCCACCAAGGCCAACGATACCGGCTCGCCGGAAGTCCAGGTTGCCATCCTGTCGGAACGCATTGCCAACCTCACCGAACACTTCAAGGGCCATGGCAAGGATAACCATTCCCGCCGCGGTCTGCTGAAGCTTGTCTCGACCCGCCGCCGCCTGCTTGACTATGTCAAGAAGGTCGACGAGAGCCGCTACAAGACCCTGATCGAAAAACTCGGCCTGCGCCGCTAA
- a CDS encoding type II toxin-antitoxin system VapC family toxin — translation MILVDSNVLIDVMTDDPVWGDWSEASLEAASLVGSLLTSDVVYAELAVRYEQIEALDAFLAEAQIEVVPLPKAALFLAGKVFGRYRRAGGTKSGVLPDFFIGAHASVAGWPLLTRDVRRYRTYFPALDLITP, via the coding sequence TTGATACTGGTCGATTCCAACGTGCTGATCGATGTGATGACCGACGACCCCGTTTGGGGCGACTGGTCTGAGGCCAGCCTGGAAGCGGCCTCACTGGTTGGGTCGCTGCTGACGAGCGACGTCGTCTACGCCGAGCTTGCTGTCCGGTACGAGCAGATAGAGGCTCTGGACGCTTTTCTGGCCGAGGCCCAAATCGAAGTAGTCCCCCTGCCGAAGGCGGCTCTGTTTCTTGCTGGCAAGGTCTTTGGGCGGTATCGCAGAGCCGGCGGGACGAAGTCCGGCGTGCTGCCCGACTTCTTCATCGGAGCCCATGCATCTGTGGCAGGCTGGCCATTGCTGACGAGGGACGTACGGCGCTACCGCACCTACTTCCCCGCGCTTGACCTGATCACACCCTAA
- the pnp gene encoding polyribonucleotide nucleotidyltransferase, giving the protein MSTINFDYHKVELNWGGQPLTLETGKMARQADGAVLATLGETVLLATVVSAKSAKPGQDFFPLTVNYQEKYFAAGKIPGGYFKREGRPTENETLVSRLIDRPIRPLFPEGYKNETQVVITVLQHDMENNPDVLAMVAASAALTISGVPFMGPIGAARVGYVDGEYVLNLAVDRRSESKLDLVMAGTEDAVLMVESEAKELSEEVMLGAVMFGHAESRKVIQAIIKLAELAAKEPRDFAAPDYSALEADVLKVAEKDLRAAYKITDKAQRYAAVDAAKKAVKEAFAAKVEAGDVSAEDLGEVIHNLQAKIVRWNVLDTGLRIDGRDLKTVRPIVSEVGVLPRTHGSALFTRGETQALVVATLGTGEDEQYIDSLEGTHKQNFLLHYNFPPYSVGEAGRMGSPGRREIGHGKLAWRAINPIRPSVEEFPYTIRIVSEITESNGSSSMATVCGTSLALMDAGVPLARPVAGIAMGLILEGEKFAVLSDILGDEDHLGDMDFKVAGTDQGVTSLQMDIKIAGITEEIMKIALEQAKGGRIHILGEMAKAITASRSEVGEFAPRIETMKIPTDKIREVIGTGGKVIREIVEKTGAKINIEDDGTIKIASSDGSQIEAAIKWIKSITDEAEVGAIYQGTVVKTADFGAFVNFFGAKDGLVHISQLAEARVAKTTDVVKEGDKVWVKLLGFDERGKVRLSMKVVDQATGKEIAKGEEAAAE; this is encoded by the coding sequence ATGTCCACGATCAATTTCGATTACCACAAGGTCGAGCTCAACTGGGGCGGCCAGCCCCTGACGCTCGAGACCGGCAAGATGGCCCGCCAGGCCGATGGCGCCGTGCTCGCCACCCTGGGCGAGACCGTGCTGCTCGCCACCGTTGTGTCAGCCAAGTCGGCCAAGCCCGGCCAGGACTTCTTCCCGCTGACCGTCAACTACCAGGAAAAATACTTCGCCGCCGGCAAGATCCCGGGCGGCTATTTCAAGCGTGAAGGCCGCCCGACCGAGAACGAGACCCTGGTGTCGCGCCTCATCGACCGCCCGATCCGCCCGCTCTTCCCCGAAGGCTACAAGAACGAGACCCAGGTGGTCATCACCGTTCTGCAGCACGATATGGAAAACAATCCTGACGTGCTGGCCATGGTCGCCGCCTCGGCGGCCCTGACCATTTCGGGCGTACCCTTCATGGGCCCGATCGGCGCGGCCCGCGTCGGTTACGTTGATGGCGAATATGTCCTCAACCTCGCCGTTGACCGTCGCTCCGAATCCAAGCTCGATCTCGTCATGGCCGGCACCGAAGACGCCGTGCTGATGGTCGAGTCTGAAGCCAAGGAACTGAGCGAAGAAGTCATGCTCGGCGCCGTGATGTTCGGCCATGCCGAGAGCCGCAAGGTTATCCAGGCCATCATCAAGCTGGCCGAACTGGCTGCCAAGGAACCCCGCGATTTCGCCGCTCCGGACTATTCGGCTCTCGAAGCCGATGTGCTCAAGGTTGCCGAAAAGGACCTGCGCGCTGCCTATAAGATCACCGACAAGGCCCAGCGCTATGCTGCCGTCGACGCCGCCAAGAAGGCCGTCAAGGAAGCCTTTGCCGCCAAGGTCGAAGCCGGTGACGTCTCCGCTGAAGACCTCGGCGAAGTGATCCACAACCTGCAGGCCAAGATCGTGCGCTGGAACGTGCTCGATACCGGCCTGCGTATCGACGGCCGCGATCTCAAGACCGTGCGTCCGATCGTTTCCGAAGTTGGCGTTCTGCCCCGCACCCATGGTTCGGCTTTGTTCACCCGCGGCGAAACTCAGGCTCTGGTCGTTGCCACGCTGGGCACCGGCGAAGACGAGCAGTATATCGACTCGCTCGAAGGCACCCACAAGCAGAACTTCCTGCTGCATTACAACTTCCCTCCCTACTCGGTGGGTGAAGCTGGCCGCATGGGGTCCCCGGGCCGTCGCGAAATCGGCCATGGCAAGCTCGCCTGGCGCGCCATCAACCCGATCCGTCCCTCGGTCGAGGAATTCCCCTACACGATCCGTATCGTGTCCGAGATCACCGAATCCAACGGCTCCTCCTCGATGGCCACCGTCTGCGGCACCTCGCTGGCGCTGATGGATGCCGGCGTGCCGCTGGCGCGTCCGGTTGCCGGTATCGCCATGGGCCTGATCCTCGAAGGCGAGAAGTTTGCTGTTCTGTCAGACATTCTCGGCGACGAAGATCACCTCGGCGACATGGACTTCAAGGTGGCTGGTACCGATCAGGGCGTGACCTCGCTCCAGATGGATATCAAGATCGCCGGCATCACCGAGGAGATCATGAAGATCGCCCTCGAGCAGGCCAAGGGCGGCCGCATCCACATCCTGGGCGAAATGGCCAAGGCCATCACCGCGTCCCGTTCGGAAGTGGGTGAATTCGCGCCGCGCATCGAGACCATGAAGATCCCGACCGACAAGATCCGTGAAGTGATCGGCACCGGCGGCAAGGTGATCCGCGAGATCGTCGAAAAGACCGGCGCCAAGATCAACATCGAGGATGATGGCACCATCAAGATCGCCTCCTCGGACGGTTCGCAGATCGAAGCGGCCATCAAGTGGATCAAGTCGATCACCGACGAAGCCGAAGTGGGCGCCATCTATCAGGGCACCGTCGTCAAGACCGCCGATTTCGGCGCCTTCGTGAACTTCTTCGGCGCCAAGGACGGCCTGGTGCATATCAGCCAGCTGGCCGAGGCCCGCGTTGCCAAGACCACCGACGTGGTCAAGGAAGGCGACAAGGTCTGGGTCAAGCTGCTGGGCTTCGATGAGCGCGGCAAGGTCCGCCTCTCCATGAAGGTTGTCGATCAGGCAACCGGCAAGGAAATCGCCAAGGGCGAGGAAGCCGCCGCCGAATAG
- a CDS encoding AbrB/MazE/SpoVT family DNA-binding domain-containing protein — protein sequence MSAAVTSKGQVTIPKPVRDLLGIEAGTRVVFRRNDKGEIVLSRADKDAPPSRFAKLRGHAGPGLSTDEIMAMTRGED from the coding sequence ATGAGTGCAGCAGTCACCAGTAAAGGTCAGGTCACGATCCCCAAGCCCGTACGCGACCTTCTTGGCATCGAGGCCGGGACACGGGTGGTATTCCGTCGCAATGACAAGGGCGAGATCGTTCTGAGCCGGGCCGACAAGGACGCCCCGCCGAGCCGATTCGCCAAGCTAAGAGGCCATGCCGGACCCGGCCTCAGCACCGACGAGATTATGGCTATGACGCGCGGTGAAGATTGA
- a CDS encoding sensor histidine kinase, giving the protein MAGATQHRVDRTAPALGRRPWPVVLYLVALMLVILIPALVVSLVLLNRNNDAQEQTIRALTTATVEAMAQAVDNEVGGMLTTLRVLSTSELLRNGRLADFRDGAVVSLEQMGANLIALDADLDVVLNTDEPFGSSTGKTSDPASAERALAAGVAVSNLFTGKVTGRALFNVLVALPDNPSGVALLALTQEANRLTSALQARQLPSGWHAALVDTRNVVIAATPEAGLETGTTLPVRQPVPDAAPDQWRRELFDGKTVVTAERRAPISGWRVVAWASTDIVGRPIDDSRFWLAAWGILIALFATGAALLISQRVAHSVRGLRREAQKLGRGEVAVPRAYPVAEIAEVSQALAEASAQRQTAENEVRFLMRELAHRSKNQMTVIAAMAKQTARGADNVEDYVQGFERRIHGLARSTDLLLAHGLAGVLLGELVESQIAPFSPPDASRVDVAGPTVRLNVQAAQIMGMAAHELSTNAVKYGAFAGDGGTLKVRWRIVDQRLDFNWRETVPHTVATSDRVGFGTTVLQSMVGRSLGAEVERHCHDDGMEWRFLIPLSAIDPSVAPATAEDEPSE; this is encoded by the coding sequence ATGGCGGGGGCGACGCAGCACAGGGTGGACCGGACTGCACCGGCTTTGGGCAGGCGGCCTTGGCCGGTCGTGCTCTATCTTGTCGCCTTGATGCTGGTCATCCTGATCCCGGCGCTGGTCGTGTCGCTGGTCCTGCTCAACCGCAATAACGACGCCCAGGAACAGACCATCCGCGCCCTCACCACCGCCACGGTCGAGGCCATGGCCCAGGCCGTGGATAATGAAGTGGGCGGCATGCTCACCACTTTGCGCGTGCTCTCCACCTCCGAATTGCTGCGCAATGGACGGCTGGCCGATTTCCGTGACGGCGCCGTCGTGTCGCTCGAGCAGATGGGCGCCAATCTGATCGCGCTCGATGCCGATCTCGATGTGGTCCTGAATACCGACGAGCCCTTTGGCTCCTCGACCGGCAAGACCTCCGATCCGGCCTCGGCCGAGCGGGCGCTCGCTGCCGGTGTCGCGGTGTCAAACCTCTTTACCGGCAAGGTGACCGGCCGCGCCCTGTTCAATGTCCTGGTGGCGCTGCCCGACAATCCGTCCGGCGTGGCCCTGCTCGCTTTGACACAGGAAGCCAACCGGCTGACCTCGGCCTTGCAGGCGCGTCAATTGCCGTCCGGCTGGCACGCCGCGCTGGTGGATACCCGCAATGTGGTGATTGCCGCTACGCCCGAGGCCGGGCTCGAGACCGGTACCACCCTGCCCGTGCGCCAGCCGGTGCCCGACGCCGCGCCCGACCAGTGGCGGCGCGAACTGTTCGACGGCAAGACCGTGGTGACCGCCGAGCGCAGGGCGCCGATTTCCGGCTGGCGCGTGGTGGCCTGGGCCTCGACCGATATCGTCGGCCGGCCGATCGATGACAGCCGGTTCTGGCTGGCGGCCTGGGGTATTCTCATTGCCCTCTTCGCCACCGGCGCGGCTTTGCTGATTTCCCAGCGCGTCGCGCATTCCGTGCGCGGCCTGCGCCGTGAGGCCCAGAAGCTCGGCCGCGGCGAGGTGGCAGTGCCCAGGGCCTATCCGGTCGCCGAGATCGCCGAAGTGTCCCAGGCCCTGGCCGAGGCCTCCGCCCAACGCCAGACCGCCGAAAACGAAGTGCGCTTCCTGATGCGCGAACTGGCGCACCGCTCCAAGAACCAGATGACCGTTATTGCCGCCATGGCCAAGCAGACCGCCCGCGGCGCCGATAATGTCGAAGATTACGTGCAGGGCTTCGAGCGTCGTATCCACGGCCTGGCCCGCTCCACCGACCTGCTGCTGGCCCATGGCCTGGCCGGCGTGCTGCTCGGCGAATTGGTGGAAAGCCAGATCGCCCCGTTCAGCCCGCCTGACGCGTCCAGGGTCGATGTGGCTGGGCCTACGGTGCGGCTCAATGTCCAGGCCGCCCAGATCATGGGCATGGCGGCCCATGAACTATCCACCAATGCGGTCAAATACGGGGCCTTTGCCGGCGATGGTGGCACGCTCAAGGTGCGCTGGCGCATTGTCGATCAGCGGCTGGACTTCAACTGGCGCGAAACCGTGCCGCATACGGTTGCCACCAGTGACCGGGTCGGCTTCGGCACCACGGTCCTGCAATCCATGGTCGGCCGCTCACTGGGCGCCGAGGTCGAACGGCATTGCCACGATGACGGCATGGAGTGGCGCTTCCTCATTCCGCTCAGCGCCATCGACCCATCAGTGGCGCCGGCTACCGCCGAAGATGAGCCATCCGAATAA
- a CDS encoding PhoH family protein, with protein sequence MSPTADNALASQLELAFEDNRLAAQLYGDFDQNLALIEQRLKVSATPRGNHVLLKGAASSVDQARRVLESLYAGLEEGRAIDISDVDGVIRMIETEDSQLTLPTLERKGKVRMAQIATRKSTIVARTPAQDAYMRAMERSELVFGVGPAGTGKTYLAVAHAASLLERGDINRIILSRPAVEAGERLGFLPGDMKEKVDPYLRPLYDALYDMMKPENVERCLTSGIIEVAPLAFMRGRTLANAVVILDEAQNTTSMQMKMFLTRLGENSKMIVTGDPTQVDLPRGEKSGLIEAVQLLDGVEGVHVSRFGDKDVVRHALVGRIVRAYEADTAKRLAQKDRDTEGPARTLGTLPRA encoded by the coding sequence TTGTCACCGACCGCAGACAACGCACTCGCATCGCAACTCGAACTCGCTTTTGAAGACAATCGCCTCGCTGCCCAGCTGTATGGCGATTTCGACCAGAACCTCGCCCTGATCGAGCAACGGCTCAAAGTGTCGGCCACGCCGCGCGGCAATCATGTGCTGCTCAAGGGCGCCGCTTCATCGGTCGACCAGGCCCGCCGCGTGCTCGAATCGCTTTATGCCGGGCTCGAAGAGGGAAGGGCGATCGACATTTCCGATGTCGATGGTGTCATCCGCATGATCGAGACCGAGGACAGCCAGCTCACCCTGCCGACGCTGGAGCGCAAGGGCAAGGTGCGCATGGCCCAGATCGCCACGCGCAAATCCACCATTGTCGCCCGCACCCCGGCGCAGGACGCCTATATGCGCGCCATGGAGCGGAGCGAGCTGGTGTTCGGCGTCGGTCCGGCCGGTACCGGCAAGACCTATCTGGCCGTGGCGCATGCCGCGAGCCTGCTCGAACGCGGCGACATCAACCGCATCATCCTCAGCCGTCCGGCCGTCGAGGCCGGCGAGCGGCTGGGCTTCCTGCCCGGCGACATGAAGGAGAAGGTCGACCCCTATCTGCGCCCGCTCTACGACGCGCTTTACGACATGATGAAGCCGGAAAATGTCGAGCGCTGCCTGACCTCGGGCATTATCGAAGTGGCGCCGCTGGCCTTCATGCGCGGGCGGACACTGGCCAATGCCGTGGTCATTCTCGACGAGGCGCAGAACACGACATCCATGCAGATGAAGATGTTCCTGACCCGCCTGGGCGAGAATTCCAAGATGATCGTCACCGGCGATCCGACCCAGGTCGACCTGCCGCGCGGCGAGAAATCGGGGCTGATCGAGGCGGTGCAACTGCTCGACGGCGTCGAGGGCGTGCATGTCAGCCGCTTCGGCGACAAGGACGTGGTGCGCCATGCGCTGGTCGGCCGGATCGTGCGGGCCTATGAGGCCGATACGGCCAAGCGGCTGGCGCAGAAGGACCGGGATACCGAAGGGCCGGCGCGGACATTGGGCACCTTGCCGCGGGCATAA